Proteins encoded together in one Xyrauchen texanus isolate HMW12.3.18 chromosome 50, RBS_HiC_50CHRs, whole genome shotgun sequence window:
- the LOC127641303 gene encoding complement factor H-related protein 1-like isoform X12, which yields MAQKAKCTRDGWKPDPLCAELKCEAPKIPNAKIEGGQRQNYEVNSRIGYKCNSGFEPEKRVEITCTSQGQWTGIQHCTAKEVSCNFPSLKNGFTYINEGNIYYSCDRGYKPFSGNCWESVTCNESNEPQCIREEECGAFPSVVHGKMKQTKGTFLNGESAEFECDPGFKSTHSSIKCVMGKWETATCEEDVHCDIPPKVENSVMISDPQKFYPEGSSVTYKCRNLFTMRGNREVFCHNASWGGAPKCEAFCSKPLRIVNNAILVDENQDKREYSHGDTVRFECVEGFESRETTAKCEVKTWIYPKCIKKALCSKPTKYMTFVTLLNEKNVYNNFEKVSYKCNSPYDKIPEGTWMCEDKEWHGDFVCTSKICPPPPHLEHGDFNVYRKNGDVITQVYYTCKRDYVLDKQQEYYTCQNGRWETPPKCLEPCEITPDITEKYNVQPPQYKVFVKHGDMKWLNCKYGWNVGGLGRSEYLDVSCSNGEIKSDKTCKTKNIF from the exons ATGGCACAGAAAGCCAAATGTACACGAGACGGCTGGAAACCAGATCCACTGTGTGCTG AACTTAAGTGTGAAGCACCAAAAATCCCAAATGCAAAGATTGAGGGAGGTCAGAGACAAAACTACGAAGTCAATTCAAGAATAGGATATAAATGTAACTCTGGATTTGAACCAGAGAAGCGTGTAGAAATCACCTGTACTTCACAGGGCCAATGGACAGGCATACAGCACTGCACTG CAAAGGAAGTATCTTGCAATTTTCCATCCTTGAAAAACGGGTTCACATACATAAATGAGGGAAACATCTACTACTCATGTGATAGAGGTTATAAACCATTCAGTGGCAACTGCTGGGAATCAGTGACATGCAATGAATCTAATGAGCCACAGTGTATCA GGGAGGAAGAATGTGGTGCTTTCCCAAGTGTTGTACATGGAAAAATGAAGCAAACAAAAGGAACCTTTCTTAATGGAGAATCTGCAGAATTTGAATGCGATCCAGGCTTTAAATCAACACATAGCTCGATTAAATGTGTCATGGGTAAATGGGAGACAGCAACCTGTGAGG AGGATGTGCATTGTGACATTCCACCAAAAGTGGAAAATTCAGTCATGATTTCTGACCCTCAGAAATTTTATCCTGAAGGATCTTCTGTAACATATAAATGTCGAAACTTATTCACAATGAGGGGGAATCGGGAAGTTTTTTGCCACAATGCATCTTGGGGAGGAGCACCGAAATGTGAAG CTTTCTGTTCAAAACCTCTTCGGATAGTAAACAATGCCATACTGGTAGATGAAAACCAAGACAAAAGAGAATATTCACATGGAGATACAGTACGCTTTGAGTGTGTTGAGGGGTTTGAGTCGAGGGAGACAACTGCTAAATGTGAAGTAAAAACCTGGATTTACCCGAAATGTATTA AAAAAGCTTTGTGTTCCAAACCAACAAAGTACATGACGTTTGTGACACTGTTAAATGAGAAAAATGTGTACAACAACTTTGAAAAGGTGTCATACAAGTGCAATAGTCCATATGATAAAATCCCAGAGGGTACTTGGATGTGTGAAGATAAAGAGTGGCATGGAGATTTTGTCTGCACAA GTAAGATCTGTCCACCGCCACCTCATCTTGAACATGGAGACTTTAATGTATATAGAAAGAATGGTGACGTAATTACACAGGTGTATTATACTTGCAAAAGAGACTATGTGCTAGACAAACAACAGGAATATTATACGTGTCAGAATGGGAGATGGGAGACCCCTCCAAAGTGTCTGG AGCCCTGTGAAATTACACCTGACATTACTGAGAAGTACAATGTTCAACCCCCCCAATATAAGGTCTTTGTTAAACATGGTGACATGAAATGGCTTAATTGCAAGTATGGATGGAATGTTGGAGGTTTGGGGAGATCTGAATATCTGGACGTGTCGTGTTCTAATGGAGAGATCAAATCTGACAAAACTT gcaagacaaaaaatatattttga